The nucleotide window GTTCTTCAACGAGCTGGTGCCAGTCGGGAGCGGTGCCCGTGGCGGAGAGGTGGTCGAGGCGCGTGTCAACGTGGGTGATGGTGTTGATGGTGAGACCGGCGCGGTTACGCAGGGAGCACAGCGGCGATTGTGTCAGGGCGATGACACCGTAGTTGTCATCGCCGGCGGCCATGAGGTTGGAGATGGTGGCGCATGCGGAGGCCAGCCATGTTTCGCCGTTGTCGGTGCCGAAGGATCCGACGGGCGTGGGTTGCTTGTCCAGGCCGTCTAGTTTCCACACTTGGTTGCCGACGGGCACGAAGGCGATGTAGTGGTGTGCGTTGCCCTCCATGCTCTTGTTGCTATCGTGGGATGCTACTGAGTCGGGGGAAGAGCGTCCAGATTTGATGGTTTTCTTGCTCGGCTTGGTCTTCTCGGTAGCCGGTTGGGCCTTGAGGCGTTCGGCGCGCTTGACTCTGAAACTGAGATGCCGGTCGCCTTCGAGAATGTCCATTTTCTTGGCGAAGGAGTTGTGGATCTTCTTGACAAAGTCGAAGCTTGCGAATGCCTCGCCGCGCTGGTACGGGGTGAAGTAGTTGGTGAAGTCCTTGAACTGCTCTAGGTGCTCGCCGATGACAACCTCGTCGCTCTGATTCATGAGGATGTTGATCATAGCAAGAGTGGCACAGCTGTTCTGGGCGGGGAGCTGATTCGCAAACCACACGTCCTTGGGGCACTCGTCGGCTTGGTTGTCGTTGCCAAACTCACGGTAGTGGAACAGTAGAATGAAGCCGTAGATTGGCTGCGGGATGTTGTCGAGAATGAAATCCTGATCCATGCTGAATACCTCGCGGACGGTGATGTCCTGAACGCCCATCTCACGGAGGATGACGCTGAAGCACGCAGGCTCGCTTTCGATTTCGCAAAATCCCTGCCAAGTGTTCTTGTCGAACGGAGTGGCCGGCATATCCGGCGGACTGGGGAACCGTGAGTTTGCTGGCAGTCCGCTGGATGATGGCGATGGAGAGTCCTTGTGCTTCTTGCTACTGGGTTCAGATTCTATAGAGGGCTCAGGGACACCTCGCTTCCTAGCGTTCGGGGAGGTGGCCTTGGGAGTTGCAGTTGGACATGTGGAACCGTCGGTGGACTTCGTTGCAGGGGTGTCTTCGACTTGTTCAGCGCTTGAAGAAATTGTATCGCTTGCAGAGTTTGCTGGCATCTTGCTGGGGGCTGCTTGCTCTTTGCTTTGATCGTGCGTGTGCTCGTTGACGTTAGCGCCAGCTCCAGATTCGGGAGAAATCTGATCTGGCATGGTGGTGGACGGTATCAAGTGCAAGTTTCAAGCGATTTGCTGGCTGAAGTTGGAACGATTGGTGTGTATGCGTATGTTCGGAGGTTGGAGGAAAGGAAAGCTGACGGACATGGTGACGGAAGATATGCACAGCACTTATGGCACGGTTACTGTGCGACTCAGACAATACAGAGGTTACAATCAGACGGTGAATTTGAGTACAGCCAGTGAAAGTGAAAACGAGTCGAGAGAAAGGTGCATGTCCGTGGTTCAAGCTGGAGTTGTCGTGGTAGTGGCACGTGACGTTGAGCTCGGCGTAATCGTGTTCTGATTGGTCACACAGCCAAAGCAGTCCGCATCCTTGTCGCGACCCGTCGCGTATGCTTCAAGCAAATGTTTGTTTGACTTTCACGTCTCTCAAAGGCCGCGCTCCGCCCGCAAACCTGGCCGACGTCCCATCTCACAGCTTCTCTCAGCCGATGAATACGATATAGCAGCAAAAAGGTCAACTCTTGGTGCGATGAGCAGCACACCGGTCCGGAGAGGCGTAGGCGGCTTCCCATCAACACCGGCGAACACGAACCGATCTCCTGGCTTCCAGAGCCCAAATAGCACCAATACTACACCACGACCAAATGTACGGGCGTCGCTACCAGATCTGCCCAAGGCCCCGGCACAATCCGGCTCGGGCCCGCTGATTCCTTCGGATATCCTCGATCCCGCACAGCAACGCTTCTACGTCTTCGCCCTTTATGTCGCTCTCTGGGCATATCGCACATACGACTTCTACACCTTGGCAGTGGAAGAGGATGAGTCGCTTTGGCTGTGCCTAAAATGGTGCTTCTTCGACGTGCTGTTCATGTTTGGCATCCCGCTGCTCGAAATTCCCTGGCTGGAATGGGGCAATGGCGCCGCCTTTCTCTTGTTTGTCATGCATGCGGCCATGGATGTCATGCTCATGTTTCGAATTGGCATACCAGTACAGACCTGGCTCATGACCTTGGTCGGCTTCTTGTGGGACAGCGAATTGGCTATCAGCGAACGGAGCGTCAAGCCTGGCGCAATTCTGCACAATGCCTCGTTGATTCTGGGAAAGCAAATTGTCAACATCTTACCTGAGGGATCCGCCATCTTGAACCCCGACAGGCAGTCCTTCTGTCTAAACTCGACCGTTACCCAACTGGAGATTCCCATCAGAATCAACCAGACGGAGCCCCACGAGATGGAGCTACTGCGCATCGACATTGCGACCAACATCAACGAGACCATCGTGGTCAAAAAGGGTGAGCTGAAGACAATGATGAAGAAGGCTAGGAAGGCGGCAAAGTCCACGGACCCTGACGAGCCTTTGACTCTGGCCTACACCGTCAAGAAGCCAGGTGTCTATCTGCTGAAGAGGGTTACGGATCAGTCCAAGCTCCTAGTGCGACCGCGGTCGACAAACGCCGTCGTAGCCACATGCCCGCAGGCTCGAGTGAAGCCAACAGGCAACGATCGCTGTCGCAGCGATCTGTCCAACGTTGCTCTAGAAGTCGAAGGAACGCCGCCTCTCAATGTCAAGTACCGCCTGACGGTCAATGGAAAGCCCCGAGGCGGTTCCCAATTCCAGAACCTGCAACCAGAAGATTCCGTCTCACCTCTGTCAAAACACACATCACAAGCATTGGTCAAGAGCGGTCGCGAGGACATCTCATGGGCGCGCTCACACAAGGTCATGGTGCCCCTGAACGAAACCCTCACGACTAGTGGTTCGTGGGAGTATGAGATTGAAGAGGTCCAGGACGGTCTCGGCAACTTTGTCAGCTATGTCGATGTCGATGACGATGAGCGTCCAAGACCCAAGATTGCGGGCATTCGCCAGCTATTCGAGGTCCACGAGCGGCCCACGTCTTACCTCAAAGGCTGTAGCCCCCAAAACCCTCTCCGAGTGCCAAAAGGGAATTCCGCTCGCCTCCCGGTACATTATGCATCTACCGGCAAACACCCGATAGATTCTGCACACACTATCGGCTACCTTTTCACACCGCAAGAGAACATTGTCGCGGACGGATACCATGCCCCAGACGCAGTACTGCAAAAGCAGGTTCTGAGGAAGGGTGAGCAGCCCGTCATCTCCGAGCCCGGTCTTTACACCATCAAGTCTGTCTCAACGGACTTTTGCGAGGGTGAAGTCTTTGAACCTACTTCTTGCCTACTGCAGAACCCACCCATGCCGGACCTCACTCTAGACAGTGAGGACATCATTGACAAATGTGCTGGGAATCCAATCGGTCTCCGAGTGGGTCTTGACTTTGTGGGTAGTCCACCTTTCGTTGTCACCTACTACGAGAAGAAGGACAACAACCGCGAGGTCAGGAAGCCACCGCTCCAAATTGCCAGCCTCCGCAGTACTATCGATCTTACTCCCCAAAATGCTGGCCACTATGAATACACCTTCAAGACTATTAGCGACTCGGTATACAAGGAGAGGCCACTGCACAACATCAAACTCCAACAAGACGTCAAACCATCAGCACAAGCTCATTTCGTCGAGAGCCGCAGGCCTAAGCAAGCTTGCATCGATGAAGTTGCAGAGTTCGATGTTGGCTTTGTCGGTGAAGCACCATGGAAGCTGGAATACGAAGTCGTCCACAATGGCAAGCGTACCAAGCGAACCATTGAGACAGAAAATCCCCACTACACCATCCGAACAGACAAACTCAGCAGTGGAGGAGAGTACGTTGTGGCTTTGACCAGTGTTACCGACAAGTCCAAATGCAAGGAGGTTCTGAAAGAAGAAGCGAGAGTCAACGTACGGCACGAGCGACCCAAGGCCTACTTTGGGCACATTGAAGGGAAGCAGTCTATCCTGGCTCTGGAAAGTCGCCAGGTTGGACTTCCCCTTCGCTTTACCGGAAACGGTCCTTGGAAGCTGCAGTACGAGAATCTCAAGACCAAGGAAGTCATGAAGGAAACCTTCTCGAGCCCCAACTCATTTCTTCAAGTCAAGGATGCCGGAACTTATCAATTGCTGTCCGTCAGGGATTCCGTGTGTCCTGGTTTGGTCGACGAGAAGGCTGACCAATTCGATGTTTCCTGGGTGGCTCGCCCTTCGCTCCGCATTCCGGAATCGAGCGCAATACTAGAGGGTGACAAGTATATCAAGGACGCCGTTTGTGAAGGTGACGAGGATACATTTGATGTTGCTCTTACCGGTACGTTGCCTATTCTTTAATTCATATTCTTACTCACACACCACAGGAAACGCACCCTTTGACATATCCTACCGACAGGAGTACAAGGACAAAAAGGGAAAAACAGCCTCTGTCAGCGAAAAGGACTTGCACACTGTTGGCGGCCTCGCCTCGATTCGATCAGAGACATCAAAGGCTGGTACCTACGAGTACACGTTCCTCAAGCTCGCAGACGCCCGGTACGATCACTCGAAGCAGCACTTCTCGCCAATCACGGTTCAACAAGAGGTCCATTCGCGTCCTGGCGCTCGCTTCGATAAGCCTGGAAAGACATACAGCTACTGTTCTAGGGAGTCAGAGGGCGAAGAAGTCATTCCCATTACTCTCGAAGGCGTTGCGCCGTTCTACCTGGAGGTCGAGATCAAGCACCAGGGTACGCCTAAGCCAGAGATTAGCGTACACAAGAACATTCCCACGAACAAGTACGACCTCAAGATTGAGCATCGCAAGATGCACCTGGGCCACTCCTCGATCTCCATCCGCAAGGTACGCGACTCGCGTGGTTGCACACTCAAGCCCCCACCAGGCGGTCCCCGTGTCCAGATTAGTGTTCACGACGCCCCAACCGCTACAGCCCTCGAAGAACGACAAGACTTCTGCGTCGGCGAGCGCCTCTCCTTCGCCCTCAGCGGCCAAAGCCCCTTCCAAGTCTTCTACACGTTCGAAAAGCAAGAGCGCAAAGCCGCCAACCCCGGCACCACCTTCCGCCGCCTCGCCGAGCTACCCGGCACCTTCACCATCACGGGTCTCAGCGACTCGGCCTCGGACTGCCGCGCTACTCTCGCCCTGACAAAAACCATCCACCCCATCCCGTCCGTCCGTCTCTCCGGCGGCCAGGTCAGCGAAGTCGACATCCACGAGGGCGGCGGCACAGACCTCGAGTTCCAGTTCTGGGGGACCCCGCCCTTTGAGTTTACTTACACCCGCAGCACGAATGCGAATAAAGCACGGAAGAGCAAGGTGTTGGAAATCAGGACTGAGGTTAGTCATGACATGAGCATGAGTATTCCCGTGCAGGAAGAGGGCACGTATGAGGTTGTTGCTATTAAGGATCGGTGGTGTAGTTTTGCTAAACCGGGCGAGGGGCATGATGGGAAGGGGGGGCAGAAGGTTTTGACGTATTGAGTGTCAATATTGTAGGTGGGATGGAATAGAAATAGGCAGTGGGGAGGAGGGGGGTTTGTGCCTTGTTGGAAATGTGCATTGAATGGCGTTTTTATAGCGGGGGGGTTGTTTCTTTTTGGTCTACGAGTGGAGCGAATGCACTCCTCTTCACGTCTCGTCTTCTGTCTGTCCTGCTTTTTTTGTTTTGAGATGGAAGAGGAGGCATAGCCTTTGTTTTCTGGTCGCTATTAGAGGATATGAGATTGATTGAAATCATTTTATATACCCGGTTTGGTTTTGGATGTGTGAGTGAGGATGTGTGTGATGATTCCTTAATATTAGAGATGGCTTTGTGGCGTATACTTGACCGGTTGAGTGCATACATTCATAACGAGAAAGACTGTTCTCAGCGTGCTTTTAGTCGCACATGGTAGTATCACGAGGGTAGATGTATTAGTTGCAAGTGAGTGTGGGGGATAGATTGAAGGATCGTGCGAAGGGGAACGAGTGGGAACGAGTGTGAACTTTGTTATATTATAATATCATTATTCTAGTAAAACATGTATCTAGCAAAGAACGAAAACCCCAGCATAGCACGCATCCTCACCCACCCCGCTGAAAAGAAACCCTCGTATCTAAAACTACTGCCATTGGGTTATTACCATTAGAATCTAACACCCGCGCCCACGCCCACAGCTGCAGCCTACGGTTTAGGTATCTTAAACGGATGCGCTTCAGTATTAAAAACCCAGTCATCCAAGCTAATAACACTGGGCTCGCTAAAAATGAGGTAAAAGTACTTTAGCGTTTCCGCCATCCAGAAACTCTGTTTTTACGTTAGCATCGACACCCAAAATCTTCACATGAAATTGATGACAACTCACCTCCATGCTATCCTCCCTTGGCGGCGGATTAGCCGAAACATCCCTAAGTGCCGAATTCCCAATATCCGTATCCGTAACCTTCATAATCGCCGTCCACATATTCCACGCCGCATTCTGCCACTGCCGCTCGCCCGTAATACGCCACATGACGAAGACGCTCTCGATGGCCTCTGGTCGGAGAAGGTAGCGTCGATCTTCAATCGAGGTGAAACCAGTGGGGAGACGTAGATTAGCGATATTCTTCACCGGATCTTTTTCCTCGTTGGAATCTGCTGTGCGCAGACGGATACCGTCCAGCCACGCCTTCTCGTCCCATTTGCACGTCTTCTTGTCCTTGCAATTGAGCAGGTGCGATACTTCGGGCATGATGCCCACGGGCGAGACTCTGTATGCCCACACGCATGTGTTTGCTAGTTTGCGGCCGATTTCGACGTGCTCGTCGTTTTGGAAGATTTTGCCGCCGAGGGCGAACATGCCGCCTGTGTAGCAGGACAGGTGCTGCATTTCTGGGTCGAGGTAGATTTTTTGCTTTTCGACGCGGACGAAGCCTGCCATGAGCATGTCGGTGTTGTCGGGCGTGGATGGTCTGTACAGGGCGTGTTTGGACGCTGTTTCCATTGATTTTTCGTACATTTTGCGGTAGATGGGGTCGCGGCCGCCGAGCAGAGCGTATTGTTTTCCGAAGTACTCGTATGTTGAGTCGGACATGCTTCCTAGTGTGAAACCACCGTCGCTGGTGAAATCGGCGTTGCTAGCATTGACGATGGTGGGCCACATGCCTGGTAGCTGGGTTTTGCTCTGTTGTTCGTCGAGGACCTTTATTACCCTGTTGACGGCGTCGAACCATTTCGGTTCCCCGGTCAGCTCCGAGAGACGGGTGAACTCCATGGTCAGACTTCCAATTTCAGCGAGAAGGACCTGTTCGTCGGCCTTTTGTGGCTTGCCTTCGCCCGCAGCACGGAATTGCCAGCGGGTAATCGGCATATGGTTGGGCGTGTCAAAGGCGTGCAGCAACATCTCACCAGCCTCCTTTGCTTTGTTCAACAACCTCTTGTCTCCACTCAGCTCGTAGGAGGCGAGGAGTCCACCCAAGTGTCGGATGTTCGTCTCGAAGACATTCACCTTGTCCAAATCTGTGTATCCGAAATCAATATCCTCAATATCTTCCACAGCCATTGCGAACTCTTCCTCAAAGCCCATTATGTATAGCGTGTCGAGCGCATCGATGAGCGTAGCGGCCCAGCCTCCGAAATGATTCGAGACATCCCCGCTTATAGGCCGTACCTCGTCGTCCATCCAGGCATACTCTTTGTAGTGGTTCCAACACTTGAGGAATTGCTGCTTGACATCATCCAGCCTAGCCTCACGTATCTTCTTATCCGCCGCGTCCTCCTTGCCAAACTTGAATTGTATCTGGGGTAGCGCGGTAGGTTTGCTAGTCGGTAGCGGAATGACGGAATCGACGGGGTTTTGCCACGGTACACTAGCCCAGTCGAATGACTTGTATTTTTGATTCTTGATTTTTTTCGGTCGCGGACGGTACGTCAATGGCACTGGGTCATACGGGAAACTGAGCGAGTAGAGAAAGCAGATGAAGCCGGCCGTGAGAATCGTGTAGAGTCCGTATCGCCGCAGGAGAGCCATGGTTGCATTAAAAGGGAATAAGGAGAAAGGGGGGTAAGCAGAAAAGAAGTGAGGACACGCGTGCGGAGACGCGCAAGGCTCAGGCCTGCCGTATACGAACTGTGGGGTGCTGATGACGGCTGTCCCTGCCAAGACGGCAGCGCGGCATTCTCGTAGGACCAAGGACCCTTGCAGCGATCTTGGACTGCATTATCTCAACACTACGATGACTGGGATAATTTGCACAACATCGTAAGTTGAATGTAGCTGTGTTCACCTTACTTCTAAGGCAAAGTGTTTAGCAGAGCACTGGAAATTCTCTACGCTTGATGACTCTACGGTACTACTACATATACATTCCGTAAGCCCTACGTAGATACCGGGTCTGCTGTCTAGATCATGTCTTTTTTAGCAAAGGTCAAGTGAACATGTCTCAGCTTTGATGGCAAGCCCATTAGTCCGTTGAAGCGTATGACACGCATCTTCGGCTCACACACATACAAAGACTTACAACGGCATCAACGCCTCCATCAATACGCCTTTGTCAACTAACCCGGCTTTCATACTTTCTCCCCCTCCACCAGGTCTAGAACAATACCAGAGCAAGCCCTTTATCCCTTAGTCTCCTCCCCTTCACACCAACCACCCAGCTATATCAAATATTTAAACCACACATTGTCTCACCCATCAAGTCCATCAGAACACCAACTCAATCCCAGGCATCCACTCAATTACAACCAAACCTCCAAAACACCAACACCATCGCAATGACCGAGAGAAGAGGCATCCCCCGCCCCCGCCCCCGCACCAACATAATGTTCGATCCAGATCGTATCCTCCGCACCAAGCCCACCCCCCGACCCGCCAGACCAACCACCAGAAGCACCGCCAAAACCAACCCGAACCCTCCTACATATATTGAATACATCATCAGAAAGGCACCTGTCAGAAAGCCGAACACCACCAACCTAACCCGTAGTCGTAGTCGCTTTGACTACCAACTGCGCAACCAGCGCAACCGCCCCACGGGTTTCTACAACGAAACACGTTTAGCTAGAGCGGCACTTTTGCCGGCTGCGCTAGTTGGAGAGGCGCCTAAGAGGGTTGAGAGGACGATTCGGTGTGGAGAAGTGCGAACTCGTTCTTCTTCGAGGGAAGACGATTCTGACACGATTGAATGTGGATCTGTGACTCCTTGTTCGAGTGAAGACGATTCTAACACGATTGTCTGTGGAGGAGCGCGAACTCGTCCTCCGATTAGATACCCTTGCCCTGTTTGCGGTGGGGGAGGTATGTTAC belongs to Pyrenophora tritici-repentis strain M4 chromosome 10, whole genome shotgun sequence and includes:
- a CDS encoding Glyco-hydro-47 domain containing protein, with protein sequence MALLRRYGLYTILTAGFICFLYSLSFPYDPVPLTYRPRPKKIKNQKYKSFDWASVPWQNPVDSVIPLPTSKPTALPQIQFKFGKEDAADKKIREARLDDVKQQFLKCWNHYKEYAWMDDEVRPISGDVSNHFGGWAATLIDALDTLYIMGFEEEFAMAVEDIEDIDFGYTDLDKVNVFETNIRHLGGLLASYELSGDKRLLNKAKEAGEMLLHAFDTPNHMPITRWQFRAAGEGKPQKADEQVLLAEIGSLTMEFTRLSELTGEPKWFDAVNRVIKVLDEQQSKTQLPGMWPTIVNASNADFTSDGGFTLGSMSDSTYEYFGKQYALLGGRDPIYRKMYEKSMETASKHALYRPSTPDNTDMLMAGFVRVEKQKIYLDPEMQHLSCYTGGMFALGGKIFQNDEHVEIGRKLANTCVWAYRVSPVGIMPEVSHLLNCKDKKTCKWDEKAWLDGIRLRTADSNEEKDPVKNIANLRLPTGFTSIEDRRYLLRPEAIESVFVMWRITGERQWQNAAWNMWTAIMKVTDTDIGNSALRDVSANPPPREDSMESFWMAETLKYFYLIFSEPSVISLDDWVFNTEAHPFKIPKPF
- a CDS encoding ubiquitin carboxyl-terminal hydrolase 2, whose protein sequence is MPDQISPESGAGANVNEHTHDQSKEQAAPSKMPANSASDTISSSAEQVEDTPATKSTDGSTCPTATPKATSPNARKRGVPEPSIESEPSSKKHKDSPSPSSSGLPANSRFPSPPDMPATPFDKNTWQGFCEIESEPACFSVILREMGVQDITVREVFSMDQDFILDNIPQPIYGFILLFHYREFGNDNQADECPKDVWFANQLPAQNSCATLAMINILMNQSDEVVIGEHLEQFKDFTNYFTPYQRGEAFASFDFVKKIHNSFAKKMDILEGDRHLSFRVKRAERLKAQPATEKTKPSKKTIKSGRSSPDSVASHDSNKSMEGNAHHYIAFVPVGNQVWKLDGLDKQPTPVGSFGTDNGETWLASACATISNLMAAGDDNYGVIALTQSPLCSLRNRAGLTINTITHVDTRLDHLSATGTAPDWHQLVEEHEQPPSPRMLGVEANVVANPVQDSVKSAIAKEDMQQLLVRRKQLIHQANSLAESIMVEMQNEAEEDAQATQRRYDSGPVIKKWLEMLAENGFLEENLERFMPGEGKK
- a CDS encoding APC-basic multi-domain protein codes for the protein MSSTPVRRGVGGFPSTPANTNRSPGFQSPNSTNTTPRPNVRASLPDLPKAPAQSGSGPLIPSDILDPAQQRFYVFALYVALWAYRTYDFYTLAVEEDESLWLCLKWCFFDVLFMFGIPLLEIPWLEWGNGAAFLLFVMHAAMDVMLMFRIGIPVQTWLMTLVGFLWDSELAISERSVKPGAILHNASLILGKQIVNILPEGSAILNPDRQSFCLNSTVTQLEIPIRINQTEPHEMELLRIDIATNINETIVVKKGELKTMMKKARKAAKSTDPDEPLTLAYTVKKPGVYLLKRVTDQSKLLVRPRSTNAVVATCPQARVKPTGNDRCRSDLSNVALEVEGTPPLNVKYRLTVNGKPRGGSQFQNLQPEDSVSPLSKHTSQALVKSGREDISWARSHKVMVPLNETLTTSGSWEYEIEEVQDGLGNFVSYVDVDDDERPRPKIAGIRQLFEVHERPTSYLKGCSPQNPLRVPKGNSARLPVHYASTGKHPIDSAHTIGYLFTPQENIVADGYHAPDAVLQKQVLRKGEQPVISEPGLYTIKSVSTDFCEGEVFEPTSCLLQNPPMPDLTLDSEDIIDKCAGNPIGLRVGLDFVGSPPFVVTYYEKKDNNREVRKPPLQIASLRSTIDLTPQNAGHYEYTFKTISDSVYKERPLHNIKLQQDVKPSAQAHFVESRRPKQACIDEVAEFDVGFVGEAPWKLEYEVVHNGKRTKRTIETENPHYTIRTDKLSSGGEYVVALTSVTDKSKCKEVLKEEARVNVRHERPKAYFGHIEGKQSILALESRQVGLPLRFTGNGPWKLQYENLKTKEVMKETFSSPNSFLQVKDAGTYQLLSVRDSVCPGLVDEKADQFDVSWVARPSLRIPESSAILEGDKYIKDAVCEGDEDTFDVALTGNAPFDISYRQEYKDKKGKTASVSEKDLHTVGGLASIRSETSKAGTYEYTFLKLADARYDHSKQHFSPITVQQEVHSRPGARFDKPGKTYSYCSRESEGEEVIPITLEGVAPFYLEVEIKHQGTPKPEISVHKNIPTNKYDLKIEHRKMHLGHSSISIRKVRDSRGCTLKPPPGGPRVQISVHDAPTATALEERQDFCVGERLSFALSGQSPFQVFYTFEKQERKAANPGTTFRRLAELPGTFTITGLSDSASDCRATLALTKTIHPIPSVRLSGGQVSEVDIHEGGGTDLEFQFWGTPPFEFTYTRSTNANKARKSKVLEIRTEVSHDMSMSIPVQEEGTYEVVAIKDRWCSFAKPGEGHDGKGGQKVLTY